One genomic window of Biomphalaria glabrata chromosome 9, xgBioGlab47.1, whole genome shotgun sequence includes the following:
- the LOC106061828 gene encoding uncharacterized protein LOC106061828, with product MYALVCFLLVVFAWDESSAEPDERVKKLASIIAARYVAAEEYTNNPVYYAEGVPEDFGYLFPENDIPLLYLEKTKDNILISRSIALLTVDKEGMLKAELYTINKNWNASGNYSQMRNYHVLHQPNCDKRFFAIEDDVFSFIWNGCSRCASNPTFLRGEFRCKEENVVFIHGTSNWRYTRELSYELPPNLRPSQPPCSLNFE from the exons ATGTATGCACTTGTTTGTTTCCTTCTCGTAGTGTTTGCTTGGGATGAATCATCAGCTGAACCTG ATGAAAGAGTCAAAAAGTTAGCAAGCATCATAGCAGCAAGATATGTAGCAGCAGAGGAATACACTAACAATCCAGTTTATTACGCTGAGGGCGTGCCTGAAGACTTTGGTTATCTTTTTCCTGAAAAC GACATCCCTCTGTTGTACCTGGAAAAAACTAAAGACAACATCCTAATCAGTCGTTCAATAGCTTTACTCACCGTGGATAAGGAAGGAATGCTCAAAGCCGAACTATACACGATAAACAAAAATTGGAATGCTAG TGGAAATTATTCCCAAATGAGAAATTATCACGTGCTGCACCAGCCTAATTGTGACAAGAGGTTCTTCGCAATTGAGGATGATGTTTTCTCCTTCATTTGGAATGGCTGCTCAAGATGTGCTAGT aaTCCAACATTCTTGAGGGGAGAGTTTCGATGCAAAGAGGAAAATGTTGTCTTCATTCATGGAACTTCTAATTGGCGGTATACCAGGGAATTAAG CTATGAACTGCCACCAAATTTGAGGCCATCCCAACCACCGTGTTCATTGAATTtcgaataa